A region of the Paraburkholderia flava genome:
GCGTTCGCGGCGCCCGCAGCCAGGTCGTTGCGGACCTGCACTTCCGAGCTGCTGCCCGGATCGCTGCCGAGCTGCAGCACATCGCCCGACGTCGAGCGCACGATCTGGAACACCTGACCGTTCGTCGCCGTCTGCTGCGGCATGTAGTTGCCGTAGCTGTCGCTCGCGCTGACGGTCATCGTCATCGGGAACTTGAACGGGTGGTTGTCGCCCTGACCGCAGTTGCGGATCACCTTCCATGCGATCGCCAGTTCGTCGAAATCCGTCGCGACGTTTTTCTGGAAGATCACGATGCTCGAGTTGTTGGCATCGTTGGATCGATTCACGAAGTTCAGCTGGATGTCCACTTGCTTGCTCCTTGAGTTGAAAGACGGCAATCGGTTTGCCGCGCACCTTGCCACCGGCCCATCCGGATGAACGGGTCGTGAAAGCAATTCGAAGAACAGGGCGCTGTTGGGCGCTATGTCGGTGCCGTATGTCGACGCGGGCCGTCAGCGGCGCAGGACGTTTTCGAGCGCGAAGCGCAACGGCTCTGCATTCGCGTCGCTGCCGCCGCCCGTCATTACGATGTCCGCCGACACGACACCGGTCAGCACGAACTCCGTGTTCTCGCTCGACAGCACCGCCGAGTTCAGCGCATGACCTTCCTGCACCTGCGAGGCCGCGGCGATCCACAACGCAGGCGTGAAACGGAACACCGCTTTCTGGCCAGGCGCGACCGCCTGCTTCGCGGCGATCAGCCGGCCCGCGCTGTACGCGTTGACGTTCACCGCGCCGCGCCGCATCCGGTTCGCGACCTCGATGTCGGAGTGCGCGGGGCCTTGTGCGGGTGTCGTGTCACGGGCGAGGCGACCACGGCCGGTCGGATGCGGGCTGACGGTGAAGCAGTCGCCGTCGTCGGCCATGAGGCGCGGCGAGTAGTTGCCGTAGTCGTCGCCGATCGACACTTCGGTGTCGGTCGAGTAGACGAACGGATGCAGACAGCCGTGGCCGCAGTAGCGGATCACTTTCCACGCGATCGCGAGTTCGTCGAAGTCGGGAATCACGTTGCGCTGGAACAGCACGACTTCGCTCGAGCCGCGATCGTTCGACTTGTTGATGAAACGCAGCGAGATGTTCATGCCGGTTGCTCCGTCGAGTCGTCGGCGAGATGCTTCTCGGCCCATTGCACGAGCGCGGGCTGCAGACCGCCCGTCAGCATTGCGAGATGCGTCGCGTGTGAGCGGCTTTGTGCCTGGATGTCCTGCGCGAGCGTGCCGAGCGCCATCGCGGCGTCGTTGCTGTTGCGACTGCGGCCCACGTTGTCGAGGTACTGCGCGGCGGCATCGGCGAGTGCGCCTGCGTGCTGCACGTGACCCTGCGCGAGACGCGTCGCGAGATCCGCGTGAATCGCGGCCAGTTCTTTCATCGCGGTGGCGGAGCTTTTGAGGCCGAGGCGGTCGCGCTGCGTGCGCCAGCTTTCGTCGTTGGCGCTTTGATACGCGGTCGCATAGTGATGGCTGGTCTGCAGCACGGTGCGCACGAACGCGCGCCACGTGCCGACGTCGGCGGCGGCACCGGCAAGACCGGCAGGATTCGCCGACTGCGCGACGACCTTGCCGAACAGCTGGAATGCAGTGAGATTGGCGTTTTCCCACTGTGCGATGAAGTTGGAGAACATGACGATTCCTTGTGCGGGTTGAGTGCGGATGCGCGTGTGGTTGTGTTCGTGGTTTCTTTGATCGCTGGCTCGCTACGGACGCGGCTGTCCGAGGCGATCGATCATCTGTTTCACCGCGACCATCTGCGGCGCGTCGTGTGCATAGAAGTCGGGGATGTTCGCGTCGGCGCTCGTATAGCCCCAGAAGTCCCAGCAGCCGATCGGATTCGCGACGGATTTATCGACCTGCGGATACAGCACGATCACGCGATTGGTGTCGGCGGTTTCGTTGTAGCCGGCGCCGCGCACGAAGCGCTCGCCGACGAACGACGCACCCTGTTCGCAGCCGTGAAAGACGACGTGCACTGCGCACGCCGCGCTCGCGCAGGCGGCGGGCAGATAGACGTAGCCGGTGTCCGCGAGCGATGCGCGACGGTCGCGATCGAACTCGCGCTGATCGAAGGCGAGCAGCGTGCCGCTGGCCTGCACGGCGGGCGGATTGAGCTTCGTGCCGGGGGCCGCGTAGATCCACGTGAGGATGTCGTCGGCCTGATCGAAGCCGCAGTTGTTGATGTACGGCATCGCGTTCGCGCCACACGCGGCATCGATCGGATGATTCGTGATCAACGCGTGGCCCGCGTTCGGATCCTTGCGATACGACACGTTCGCTTTCGGCACGCCGGCGAGGTCGTAGAAGTGCCGCGCTTCGTCGACGACGCGCGTCGACACGACCTTGTCCTGTGCGCCGTTGAACAGATAGATGCGTTGCCGGCGCAGGTTCGCGAGGTCGTCGATGTCGCCGGTCTTTGCGAGCACCTGTGCGTCTTTCCACGATGTCGTTGCGTCGGGTGCCGCGCCGAGCGGCTGCATGCACAGCGTCACTGCAGCGGCAGCCGGCGCGACCAGCGACGATTCGAGCGCGCAACGAAACGCGCCGCCCGCGACGATGCCTGCGCCGATCAAGCGGCTCGAATATGCGACGTCGAATTGCGCAGCCATGAACGCACCCGACGACAGACCCGATACCGATGTGCGCTGCAGATCCGCGCCGTACGCGGGCAGCGGTGCGGCTGTATCCGCATGAGCAAGCGATGCGGACATCGCGCCGCACACGTAAGCCGTGCTCAACGCGAGTACGCGCAGACGTTGGGCCCATGAGCGCACGCGAGTTGCGCGCAGTCGATCGTTTGATACCGGTGCTGCTTCGTTCGGGACGGCTGCCGCGTTCATGCGATGTCTCCTGTCGTGCGCTGTCGGGTGTTTGCGTTGGGGTGAAGAGCGTGCTTGCAGCGTACGTGTGGGGACTTGTGCGAAAAATAGGGCGGACGGTACGGACGACGACCCGTGTCCGACGGCCTGGCCTGGCGCATGGGCATGCGCGTGAGGAATGCGAACGCGCAAACGAAAGCGCCGCGCCTTCGTAAAAGGCGCGGCGCATGCGGAAGAAAACGAGCGAAGAACTACGAGAGAAAAAGTTTGCGTTCAGCCTGGCGTCGTCGCGTGAGACCGGCGAGCGGCTTACCGCCGGCCTTGTTCCACACGAGAAACTGATCGGCCGCCTTCGCAGCAGCACCCGCGTTCAGGTAACGCAGCAACGTCGACGAACGCAATCGTCCCGCGCCGAGGTTGAAGACGAACGCCATCAGCGCATCGAACTGCTGCTGCGTGACGGGCACGCGCAGCAGCTTCACCAGCTGCAATTCCGCGCTGCGCAGATCGCGTTTGAGCAACGCTTCGGCGGCGCCCGCTTCGATCGGCCGGTCGAAGCGTTCGTGCGGCAGGATCAGGTGGCCGAAGCCGATCGTCGGTTTGCCGACCGCGTCGAGATAGCGGGCGAGCCGCAGTCCCTCGAATTGCTTGATCAGTTCGATGCCGGCGGAACCGGTGCGATTGGGGCTGTCAGTCATCGGAAGGCTCCTTGTCTGTAGGGTTGCTTGCTTTGCTGCTGTCGCCGCCGGTGTTGCCATCGCCGGCACCATCGCCGGTGACGTGTCGCGGGCGCGGCACGAGCCGATGCGTGTATTCGTCGATCACGCGCATGATCGCTTCGGGCGGCGCGAGCGCGACGAACTGCATCTCGATGTCGATGTGCTCGCTGTCGCGTC
Encoded here:
- a CDS encoding PHB depolymerase family esterase; the protein is MNAAAVPNEAAPVSNDRLRATRVRSWAQRLRVLALSTAYVCGAMSASLAHADTAAPLPAYGADLQRTSVSGLSSGAFMAAQFDVAYSSRLIGAGIVAGGAFRCALESSLVAPAAAAVTLCMQPLGAAPDATTSWKDAQVLAKTGDIDDLANLRRQRIYLFNGAQDKVVSTRVVDEARHFYDLAGVPKANVSYRKDPNAGHALITNHPIDAACGANAMPYINNCGFDQADDILTWIYAAPGTKLNPPAVQASGTLLAFDQREFDRDRRASLADTGYVYLPAACASAACAVHVVFHGCEQGASFVGERFVRGAGYNETADTNRVIVLYPQVDKSVANPIGCWDFWGYTSADANIPDFYAHDAPQMVAVKQMIDRLGQPRP
- a CDS encoding lysozyme — protein: MTDSPNRTGSAGIELIKQFEGLRLARYLDAVGKPTIGFGHLILPHERFDRPIEAGAAEALLKRDLRSAELQLVKLLRVPVTQQQFDALMAFVFNLGAGRLRSSTLLRYLNAGAAAKAADQFLVWNKAGGKPLAGLTRRRQAERKLFLS